In Spirosoma aureum, a single genomic region encodes these proteins:
- a CDS encoding SusD/RagB family nutrient-binding outer membrane lipoprotein: MKRLTILTLLLGLLTLSSCEKYLDINRDPSNPQIAEGYVLLPPMLANLAFAEQFDSRFIGKYIQNWGEATANDTWDRMGYNAGSDNAGNIWRTHYWNLGANIQLMLDDATAKQKWDYSGVAKAMFAWSWQTTTDYHGEIILKEAFEPNRYVFDYDTQEEVYAYVQKLANDALTDLNRTDGNVSQASLARGDLTYGGDRSKWIKFVYGVLARNANHISNKSTYKPDAVIDFCNKSLASNADNFNVPFTAGGNSALANFFGPSRSNLGTYRQTDFLVSLLDGRVFKGVVDPRQSILTTASPDGVYRGVTPTQGDPNNLNGNTKRIPTFWGELPNLVVAGTTPGKYVYKDGAPFPILTYSEIQFIKAEAAFIKGDKAMALTAYQAGIGAALDYAGVAAADKAKYLASAAVAQAASDLKISDIMLQKYLALVGHGIIETWVDMRRYRYAPTVYTGFTPPSTEQLFPDNNGKIAYRVRPRYNSEYVWNRASLDKYGGNALDYHTVEPWFIQK; the protein is encoded by the coding sequence ATGAAACGACTGACAATTCTCACGTTACTACTGGGCCTGCTTACGCTTAGTAGCTGTGAAAAATACCTCGACATAAACCGTGACCCCTCGAATCCGCAAATTGCGGAGGGCTACGTCTTATTACCGCCCATGTTGGCCAATCTGGCCTTTGCTGAACAATTCGACTCCCGCTTTATCGGCAAATACATCCAGAACTGGGGCGAAGCTACGGCTAATGATACGTGGGATCGGATGGGTTATAATGCGGGTTCCGATAATGCCGGGAACATCTGGCGGACGCATTACTGGAATCTTGGCGCAAACATCCAGCTCATGCTGGACGATGCTACAGCCAAACAAAAATGGGATTATAGTGGTGTCGCAAAAGCCATGTTTGCCTGGAGCTGGCAGACAACTACCGACTACCACGGCGAAATTATTCTGAAAGAAGCCTTCGAGCCAAACCGGTATGTATTCGATTATGACACGCAGGAAGAAGTCTATGCGTACGTTCAGAAGCTGGCCAATGACGCGCTGACCGACCTTAACCGTACCGATGGCAATGTGTCGCAGGCATCACTGGCGCGGGGCGATCTGACCTACGGTGGCGATCGCAGCAAATGGATCAAGTTCGTTTATGGCGTATTGGCCCGTAATGCCAACCACATCAGCAACAAAAGCACGTACAAACCCGATGCCGTAATTGATTTCTGCAATAAGTCGCTGGCCAGCAATGCCGATAATTTCAACGTACCATTTACAGCAGGCGGCAATTCGGCTCTGGCCAACTTTTTTGGTCCTTCCCGAAGCAATCTGGGTACCTATCGGCAAACTGATTTTCTGGTGAGCCTGCTCGATGGTCGTGTATTTAAAGGGGTTGTCGATCCTCGCCAATCCATCTTGACCACTGCCTCACCCGATGGTGTTTATCGCGGTGTGACACCTACACAGGGCGACCCCAACAACCTGAATGGCAATACCAAACGCATTCCAACTTTCTGGGGCGAATTACCCAACCTTGTCGTAGCGGGCACCACGCCAGGTAAGTACGTTTACAAAGACGGTGCGCCGTTTCCAATCCTGACTTACTCCGAAATCCAATTCATTAAGGCAGAAGCCGCGTTTATCAAAGGCGATAAGGCGATGGCCCTGACTGCTTATCAGGCCGGAATTGGGGCCGCCCTCGACTATGCGGGTGTGGCCGCGGCCGATAAGGCAAAATATCTGGCCAGTGCTGCAGTAGCACAAGCTGCATCCGATCTGAAAATCAGCGACATCATGCTGCAGAAGTACCTCGCCTTAGTCGGGCATGGAATCATCGAAACCTGGGTCGATATGCGCCGTTATCGCTATGCACCAACTGTCTATACGGGTTTCACACCGCCATCAACAGAGCAGCTTTTCCCCGATAACAACGGGAAAATTGCCTATCGGGTACGGCCACGTTACAATTCAGAGTATGTCTGGAACCGGGCATCGCTGGACAAATACGGCGGAAATGCGCTTGATTACCACACCGTTGAACCGTGGTTTATCCAGAAATAA
- a CDS encoding SusC/RagA family TonB-linked outer membrane protein, translating to MQSLIRSLVLLLVGLSVLVEAYAQDRVVTGKVTSATDGAVLPGANIQVKGTSRGTTTDGNGNYKIAVGSNSSLVISLIGMVSQTVEVGSRDQINVSLLESSSELNEVVVTALGIKQEKRALGYSVGEVKGTDISNAQRDNFLVGMQGRVAGLTMTTTSGTPGASASIQLRGASSIGGNNQPLFVVDGLPIDNRTFNQGALVSNRPNRDNDYLNRAADINPNDIESITVLKGPEAAALYGIDASSGAIVITTKKGAKGPGRVTYDNRFQSTEVYRFPEAQTTYGRGTLGYSNANATTYFGPKYAADAPIYDNVHSFFKKGFTQVHNVGIEGGSDNATYRLSTNYTNQSGVVPTTGYKRLSVRLTGTAKISPKLDVMTSFNYVNTQVDKAIRGNNGFLLGLLSWPANDDITNYLNPDGTRRILLGSINQQEPDNPFFSVNKNKSGDITNRTITNFQLNYNPTPWLSLTGRFGADIYSTQSNLFLNPESWQGTDATLGGFTTKGSVENALENNQLLNGNLLATVKKNFGKLSTSLLLGTTIDDRSYKVTTAYGEKLYLPDFNSTNNTDPTTQRNKYTQTQQRLQSVLGSLTLNYDELLILTLTGRNDWSSTLPAANRSFFYPAASLAFNFSDLPGLKNRGNTFYYGKLRASYGQTGRDAPPYQVNSTLVPQTSTGGGFAYGFYGSNPNLKPERGESYELGTELMFFGGRLGLDFAYYNKTLSQQIVTQRLSYGTGFIFGLLNGGTFNNRGVELQLKGSPVKKADFGWDVILNFTKLKTDVKSLPAEVPEYYNSDTWVYLNARSSAFVNNLQSYFPSDNPAYRSYNFNYYQRGSGSATAIGGYSYARNKNGDILVNPANGLPITNANFLPIGDRNPDFSIGLTNSFRYKSLSLSFLLDIRKGGDVFNGTAMYLWRNGLSKKSLDRDTPVVFKGVLRDGKEDTGTPTPNTIQVIPSLRSTDYYNSVPESEFVEKDINWLRLRDVTISYVLPSSVLNKGKVFKQASVFVNGTDLFLLTNYTGADPNVNGTTATSGGVGAAGIDYGTLSVPRGLSAGFRIGF from the coding sequence ATGCAATCACTTATACGCAGCCTTGTACTGCTATTGGTTGGATTATCAGTGCTGGTAGAGGCTTATGCTCAGGATCGAGTGGTCACGGGCAAGGTCACATCAGCCACCGATGGCGCCGTACTACCTGGCGCCAACATACAGGTCAAAGGCACCAGCCGGGGTACAACAACAGATGGTAATGGAAATTACAAAATTGCCGTTGGTTCAAATTCATCGCTCGTTATTAGCCTGATCGGCATGGTCAGTCAAACAGTTGAAGTGGGTTCCAGAGACCAGATCAATGTTAGTTTGCTTGAATCTTCCTCCGAACTGAACGAAGTCGTTGTCACAGCGCTTGGCATCAAACAGGAGAAGCGGGCGCTAGGATACTCGGTAGGCGAAGTCAAAGGCACCGATATTTCCAATGCTCAGCGCGACAATTTTCTGGTAGGTATGCAAGGGCGGGTAGCTGGTCTGACGATGACAACGACCTCAGGCACGCCAGGGGCATCGGCCTCGATTCAACTACGTGGAGCCAGTTCGATTGGCGGCAACAACCAGCCACTGTTTGTTGTCGACGGTCTGCCCATCGACAACCGTACCTTCAATCAGGGAGCACTGGTGTCTAACCGTCCTAACCGCGACAATGACTACTTAAACCGGGCGGCCGATATCAATCCCAACGATATCGAAAGCATTACCGTATTGAAAGGCCCTGAAGCCGCTGCTCTGTATGGGATCGATGCCTCATCAGGTGCCATTGTTATTACGACGAAAAAAGGCGCTAAAGGCCCCGGCCGCGTAACGTATGATAATCGTTTTCAGAGTACTGAAGTATATCGTTTCCCCGAAGCGCAAACGACCTATGGACGTGGTACACTTGGCTACTCCAACGCGAATGCCACGACGTATTTTGGTCCTAAATATGCCGCCGATGCTCCGATCTACGACAACGTCCACAGCTTTTTCAAGAAAGGATTTACGCAGGTGCACAACGTAGGCATAGAAGGTGGAAGCGACAATGCAACCTATCGGCTGTCGACGAACTACACCAACCAGTCGGGGGTAGTACCGACAACTGGCTACAAACGCTTGTCGGTACGCTTGACCGGAACAGCTAAAATTAGCCCTAAGCTGGACGTGATGACATCGTTCAACTATGTTAACACCCAGGTTGACAAGGCCATTCGGGGTAACAATGGCTTTTTACTGGGTCTGCTGAGTTGGCCTGCCAACGACGATATAACGAACTATCTGAATCCCGATGGAACCCGCCGGATTCTACTCGGCAGCATTAACCAGCAGGAACCCGACAATCCATTCTTCTCCGTCAATAAAAATAAGAGTGGTGATATTACGAACCGGACAATTACCAACTTCCAGCTGAACTACAATCCTACGCCCTGGCTAAGTCTGACCGGGCGGTTTGGTGCCGATATTTATTCGACCCAAAGCAACTTGTTCTTGAATCCGGAATCGTGGCAGGGAACCGATGCAACGCTCGGCGGTTTTACCACAAAAGGGTCGGTTGAAAATGCGCTGGAAAATAATCAGTTATTGAATGGCAACTTGCTGGCTACTGTAAAGAAAAACTTCGGCAAGCTGAGCACATCGCTGTTGCTAGGGACTACGATTGACGACCGCAGTTATAAAGTCACAACGGCTTACGGCGAAAAACTTTATCTGCCCGATTTCAACTCGACCAACAACACCGACCCAACCACGCAGCGCAACAAATATACCCAGACCCAGCAACGGTTGCAGAGCGTATTGGGAAGTCTGACCCTGAACTACGATGAGTTGCTGATTCTAACCCTGACAGGCCGGAATGACTGGTCGTCGACACTGCCAGCCGCGAATCGGAGTTTCTTTTATCCGGCGGCTTCTCTGGCGTTCAACTTCTCTGACCTGCCAGGTTTAAAAAATCGGGGCAATACGTTCTATTACGGTAAACTGCGGGCCAGTTATGGACAAACAGGCCGCGATGCTCCGCCCTATCAGGTTAACTCAACGCTGGTTCCACAGACATCGACCGGCGGTGGTTTTGCCTATGGTTTCTACGGCAGCAACCCAAACCTGAAACCGGAACGGGGCGAAAGCTATGAATTGGGTACAGAGTTGATGTTTTTTGGTGGCCGGTTAGGACTCGACTTTGCTTACTACAACAAAACCTTGTCGCAGCAGATCGTGACCCAACGTCTTAGCTATGGAACGGGCTTTATCTTCGGCCTGCTCAACGGCGGTACTTTCAACAACCGGGGCGTTGAGCTTCAATTAAAAGGGTCGCCGGTTAAGAAGGCTGATTTTGGCTGGGATGTGATTTTGAACTTTACAAAGCTGAAAACAGATGTTAAAAGCCTGCCAGCTGAGGTACCGGAATATTACAACTCCGACACATGGGTCTACCTCAATGCCCGTTCCAGTGCATTTGTGAATAATCTCCAATCGTATTTCCCCAGTGATAACCCGGCTTACCGGAGCTACAACTTTAACTATTACCAACGGGGAAGCGGCTCGGCAACCGCTATCGGCGGTTACAGTTATGCCCGCAACAAAAACGGGGATATTCTGGTCAATCCCGCCAATGGATTGCCCATTACGAACGCTAACTTTTTGCCCATTGGCGACCGGAATCCTGATTTCAGCATTGGTTTAACTAATTCGTTCCGTTACAAATCATTGAGCTTGTCGTTCCTGCTCGACATCCGCAAAGGAGGTGATGTGTTCAACGGTACGGCCATGTATCTCTGGCGCAATGGCCTGAGCAAAAAATCACTGGATCGCGATACGCCTGTTGTATTTAAGGGTGTACTGCGTGATGGCAAAGAAGACACAGGTACGCCAACGCCAAACACGATTCAGGTAATACCGTCGCTACGTTCGACCGATTATTACAACTCGGTCCCAGAGTCAGAATTTGTTGAGAAAGACATCAACTGGCTTCGTCTGCGCGATGTAACGATTAGCTATGTGCTGCCGTCATCGGTGCTTAATAAGGGAAAGGTTTTCAAGCAGGCCAGTGTTTTCGTAAACGGGACCGATCTATTTCTACTGACGAATTACACCGGAGCTGATCCGAACGTAAATGGCACAACGGCAACCTCAGGTGGTGTTGGTGCGGCTGGTATCGACTATGGTACACTGTCTGTTCCCCGCGGTTTATCAGCAGGTTTCCGAATTGGATTCTAG
- a CDS encoding pyridoxal phosphate-dependent aminotransferase, with protein MSINRRDWLRASMLSGLSLAAAPAAFCEPEPEMPAGYKAPKGGTLKARLSANENPYGPSPKALKTITESAPDGYLYAMEYARQFRKLVAETEGVPEDHILLGAGSGELLTAASLWAAYRPNAGRTIVAPDPTFDALPRTAVKHGITMDRVPLVAADGYDINLNKLNERVGSQTGMVYLCNPNNPTAIIVDPAKLRAFCESVGAKTPILVDEAYIDYTPDPKAYSMVDMVKKGSNVIITKTFSKVHGFAGLRTGYMVAKPELLEQISKFATGGSCISMTTLRAASVSLQDKDFVKFSLGKAKESKDYLLGVLKQHSYEPLPSGANFVMFPIRMKGEDFVGRMLEQGVSIRQWKFDGQYWCRVSLGTMDQMKAFADGLKVIS; from the coding sequence ATGTCAATCAATCGTCGTGACTGGCTCCGTGCCAGTATGTTATCTGGTTTGAGCCTGGCTGCTGCACCAGCTGCTTTTTGTGAACCAGAACCCGAAATGCCTGCGGGCTACAAAGCCCCGAAGGGAGGAACGCTGAAGGCACGGCTTTCTGCAAATGAGAACCCATATGGTCCTTCGCCAAAAGCACTCAAAACCATTACGGAATCCGCTCCTGATGGCTATCTCTATGCTATGGAGTATGCCCGGCAATTCCGTAAACTGGTTGCCGAAACAGAAGGTGTTCCCGAAGATCACATCCTGTTAGGAGCCGGTTCGGGTGAGTTGCTGACAGCGGCTTCACTTTGGGCTGCCTATCGCCCGAATGCGGGTCGTACGATCGTTGCTCCTGATCCGACATTTGATGCTCTGCCACGTACAGCCGTAAAACACGGAATTACGATGGATCGTGTTCCACTCGTCGCTGCCGATGGATATGACATTAACCTGAATAAGCTTAACGAACGCGTGGGTAGCCAAACGGGAATGGTTTACCTCTGTAACCCGAATAACCCAACGGCTATCATTGTTGATCCCGCCAAACTGCGCGCTTTTTGCGAATCAGTTGGAGCGAAGACACCAATTCTGGTTGACGAAGCCTACATCGATTATACGCCCGATCCGAAAGCGTACTCGATGGTTGATATGGTGAAAAAAGGCAGCAACGTCATTATCACCAAGACATTCTCCAAAGTGCACGGTTTTGCTGGTCTGCGGACTGGTTATATGGTTGCCAAACCCGAATTGCTGGAGCAGATCAGTAAATTCGCCACTGGCGGTAGCTGTATCAGCATGACTACGCTACGGGCAGCCTCGGTTAGCTTGCAGGATAAGGATTTTGTCAAATTCTCACTTGGCAAAGCCAAAGAATCAAAGGATTATTTGCTTGGCGTACTGAAACAGCATAGCTACGAACCATTACCATCGGGTGCCAACTTCGTTATGTTCCCGATTCGGATGAAGGGTGAAGATTTTGTTGGTCGGATGCTGGAACAGGGCGTGAGTATCCGCCAGTGGAAGTTCGATGGTCAGTATTGGTGCCGCGTTAGCCTGGGCACCATGGACCAGATGAAAGCCTTTGCCGATGGGTTGAAAGTGATATCGTAA